One segment of Paraburkholderia sp. PREW-6R DNA contains the following:
- a CDS encoding chromate transporter, which translates to MNDTLVSLAVIFSQLSLLAFGGGNTILPEMQRQVVDVHHWMPASEFSALFALAQAAPGPNLMIVTLIGWHVAGWSGMLVTSVAKFGPSSIVTVLALHAWDRFKDRPWRAYAQRGLVPVTAGIVAASAALIARASDPTAIAWAITAFTAVLALKTKIHPLWLLAAGSLIGLTGFGQM; encoded by the coding sequence ATGAACGACACGCTCGTTTCCCTCGCCGTCATTTTCAGTCAGTTGTCGCTGCTTGCCTTCGGCGGCGGAAACACGATTCTCCCGGAGATGCAGCGGCAGGTCGTGGATGTGCATCACTGGATGCCCGCGAGCGAGTTCAGCGCGCTGTTCGCGCTTGCACAAGCGGCGCCTGGACCGAATCTGATGATCGTCACATTGATCGGCTGGCACGTGGCCGGCTGGTCCGGCATGCTGGTGACGTCGGTGGCCAAGTTCGGGCCATCGTCGATCGTGACGGTGCTCGCGCTGCACGCGTGGGATCGCTTCAAGGACCGCCCCTGGCGGGCTTATGCGCAACGGGGTCTCGTGCCCGTGACGGCCGGCATTGTCGCGGCCAGCGCGGCGCTCATCGCGAGGGCGTCCGATCCGACTGCCATTGCGTGGGCGATCACCGCGTTCACCGCTGTGCTGGCGCTAAAAACGAAGATCCACCCGCTCTGGCTGTTGGCGGCGGGAAGCCTGATCGGGCTGACAGGGTTCGGGCAGATGTGA
- a CDS encoding TOBE domain-containing protein, translating into MTSERADPSHGPLELGGSVWFQAGAHTLGGASRIALLAAIGETGSITSAAKAVGISYKGAWDAVDTMNNLAGEPLVVRLTGGKGGGGTTLTPRAIRLIETFRAVEREHRRFLERAGAAIEGFATDWDLIGRIGVKTSARNQLYGTVSSITRGTVNDEVSLALPGGHAIVAVVTHDSTEALGLAVGAAAFALIKASWVVLLVDGDNGAPLKLSARNQLRGIVQSVKRGAVNAEVTLLLDGGAVIAAVVTNESVDTLGLVEGGNAVAAFKASSVILGVKD; encoded by the coding sequence ATGACTTCCGAACGCGCCGATCCTTCTCACGGTCCACTCGAACTCGGTGGCTCCGTCTGGTTTCAGGCGGGTGCGCACACGCTCGGCGGCGCGTCGCGGATCGCGCTGCTCGCGGCAATTGGCGAAACCGGCTCGATCACGAGCGCGGCGAAGGCGGTCGGCATCAGCTACAAGGGCGCGTGGGACGCCGTGGATACGATGAACAATCTCGCTGGCGAACCGCTTGTCGTGCGACTGACCGGCGGCAAAGGCGGTGGCGGCACCACGCTCACGCCACGCGCGATCAGGCTGATCGAGACGTTTCGCGCAGTGGAGCGCGAGCATCGGCGCTTTCTCGAACGGGCAGGCGCGGCGATCGAAGGCTTCGCGACGGATTGGGATCTGATTGGCCGCATAGGTGTCAAGACGAGCGCGCGTAATCAGCTCTACGGCACGGTGTCGTCGATCACGCGCGGCACGGTCAACGACGAAGTGTCACTGGCGCTGCCCGGCGGTCACGCGATCGTCGCCGTCGTCACGCATGACAGTACCGAGGCGCTGGGTCTTGCTGTGGGCGCGGCGGCGTTCGCGCTGATTAAGGCGTCGTGGGTCGTGCTGCTGGTCGACGGTGACAACGGCGCGCCACTGAAACTGTCCGCGCGCAACCAGTTGCGTGGCATCGTGCAGAGCGTCAAGCGCGGCGCAGTCAACGCCGAGGTGACGCTCCTGCTGGACGGCGGCGCGGTGATTGCCGCAGTGGTCACGAACGAAAGCGTCGACACGCTCGGACTCGTTGAAGGCGGCAATGCCGTCGCGGCATTCAAGGCGTCGAGTGTGATTCTCGGGGTGAAGGACTGA
- a CDS encoding chromate transporter, protein MDHDLTSAEPALAPTPTVRQIFSGFLGLGLISFGGALPLARRALVERRRWLSAEEFTDLLGLCQFLPGGNVINLSVAMGMRFRGVRGALAGLLGLIAGPSLVVIGLGVLYENTQNDPHVRHLFAGLAAAAAGLLISMAVKIVLPLRNRPLGALIAVLGFVAIAVMRWPLLPTMLVLTPVSIYIASRSAR, encoded by the coding sequence ATGGACCACGATCTCACCTCTGCCGAGCCTGCGTTGGCGCCGACACCCACCGTGCGGCAAATCTTCAGCGGCTTCCTTGGCCTCGGACTGATTTCATTTGGCGGCGCGCTGCCCCTCGCGCGGCGCGCGCTGGTCGAGCGGCGCCGCTGGCTAAGCGCCGAGGAATTCACGGATCTGCTCGGGCTGTGCCAATTCCTGCCAGGCGGCAATGTGATCAATCTGTCGGTGGCAATGGGCATGCGGTTTCGCGGCGTGCGTGGTGCATTGGCGGGTTTGCTCGGGCTGATTGCCGGCCCTTCGCTAGTGGTGATCGGGCTCGGCGTGCTGTATGAAAACACGCAGAACGACCCGCATGTGCGTCATCTTTTTGCGGGACTGGCGGCCGCGGCTGCCGGGCTGCTGATCTCGATGGCCGTCAAAATCGTGCTGCCGTTGCGCAACAGGCCGTTGGGCGCGCTCATCGCGGTGCTCGGGTTCGTCGCGATCGCTGTCATGCGTTGGCCGTTGCTGCCCACCATGCTCGTGCTCACGCCGGTCAGTATCTACATTGCGTCGAGGAGCGCACGATGA
- a CDS encoding PHB depolymerase family esterase translates to MAKSLSKIWLRGLKRLLTIQSEQARKTTRRSATRPARPATPKPSTKARPAKPAAVVRASAKREAPRVVRESRVRPRASAWTSGAWTRSFHSAPAAPGRLVNHLQYGLYLPSGHAHEAMPLVVMLHGCTQSIDEFAEGTRMNVLADRYGFAVVYPEQSKHVHSHRCWHWYDAGESAGGAEAKAIVSLVDALIAQYGFDSERVYVAGISAGAGLTALLALTYPEHFAAVALHSGPAFGEARSGIAAMDVMRRGARREPAELVDEAVDVAQYPGMPAIIFHGDADHVVAPVNADQLAVQFQRLNRIVDANGVRRAGEVREERKNGVVTRDFVRGGRRVVRLCRVQGVGHAWSGGDDAVPFHSAKGPDASALIWEFFRHQRRTGAGRVAESVATEGAAAAR, encoded by the coding sequence ATGGCAAAAAGTCTATCGAAGATCTGGCTGCGTGGCCTGAAGCGTCTGCTGACCATCCAGTCTGAACAGGCGCGCAAGACCACCCGCCGGTCGGCGACCCGCCCCGCGCGTCCCGCCACCCCCAAGCCTTCAACCAAAGCGCGTCCTGCCAAGCCGGCGGCCGTCGTGCGTGCTTCCGCGAAGCGCGAAGCGCCGCGCGTCGTTCGAGAGTCGCGTGTGCGTCCGCGCGCGTCGGCGTGGACGAGCGGTGCATGGACACGCTCGTTCCACTCGGCGCCCGCTGCGCCGGGTCGGCTCGTCAACCATCTGCAATACGGGCTGTACCTGCCGTCGGGCCATGCGCACGAGGCCATGCCGCTTGTCGTGATGTTGCACGGCTGCACCCAGTCGATCGACGAATTCGCCGAAGGCACGCGGATGAACGTGCTCGCCGATCGTTACGGATTCGCCGTGGTCTATCCCGAGCAGTCCAAACACGTGCACTCGCATCGCTGCTGGCATTGGTACGACGCCGGCGAGAGCGCAGGCGGTGCGGAGGCCAAGGCAATCGTATCGCTCGTCGATGCGCTGATTGCGCAATATGGCTTCGACAGCGAACGTGTGTATGTCGCCGGCATTTCCGCGGGTGCGGGGCTGACGGCGCTGCTCGCGTTGACCTATCCGGAGCATTTTGCGGCGGTCGCGTTGCATTCTGGCCCCGCATTCGGCGAGGCCCGCAGCGGTATCGCGGCGATGGACGTCATGCGGCGCGGCGCGCGGCGCGAACCGGCCGAACTGGTCGACGAGGCGGTGGACGTCGCTCAATATCCGGGCATGCCCGCCATCATTTTCCATGGCGACGCCGATCATGTCGTCGCGCCGGTCAATGCGGATCAACTGGCGGTGCAATTCCAGCGACTGAACCGCATCGTCGACGCAAATGGCGTGCGCAGAGCCGGCGAGGTGCGGGAAGAGCGTAAAAACGGTGTGGTAACGCGTGATTTCGTGCGCGGCGGACGGCGCGTGGTGCGGCTGTGCCGAGTGCAGGGCGTCGGCCATGCGTGGAGCGGCGGCGACGACGCCGTCCCGTTTCATTCCGCCAAAGGCCCGGACGCAAGCGCGCTGATATGGGAGTTCTTCCGGCACCAGCGCCGCACGGGAGCGGGCCGGGTCGCCGAGAGCGTCGCCACAGAGGGCGCCGCGGCCGCGCGTTGA
- a CDS encoding deoxyribodipyrimidine photo-lyase gives MTSPRRLDDNFDTGLVWFRRDLRSTDNAALYYALKHCERVWCVFVFDTTILAPLIETWQSRHPDTTPQDRRVEIILGALEELDKALRASGGGLIVLHGNPVDLIPKLAADLGVDAVFTNHDYEPVAIERDEAVRAHLTDARRQLLSFKDQVIFERDEVLTGQKKPFTVFTPYKNAWLKQLSAFDLKPYPVEKYVKSLAALPRRIKRHLPTLEQLGFAPSNLADLKLPTGMSGAQHLLDDFMTRIDSYADRRDFPAAKGPSYLSMHLRFGTVSIRTLARLAHEMSLQPDGKGSATWLSELIWRDFYFMVLSHHPKLAAGASFREEYDRLRWEQGKEADEAFAAWREGRTGYPLVDAAMIQLNTTGYMHNRLRMVTASFLAKDLGVDWRLGERYFAELLNDFDFSANNGGWQWAASTGCDAQPYFRIFNPVTQSEKFDSEGRFIKRYLPQLDKVPAKWIHAPWLAGAERLKEFGVVLGKDYPAPIVDHAMARARTLARFGK, from the coding sequence ATGACAAGCCCCCGCCGCCTGGACGACAACTTCGACACCGGTCTCGTCTGGTTTCGCCGCGACCTGCGAAGTACGGACAACGCCGCGCTCTACTACGCACTGAAGCACTGCGAGCGCGTGTGGTGCGTGTTCGTGTTCGACACGACGATCCTCGCGCCGCTGATCGAAACCTGGCAGAGCCGGCATCCGGACACGACACCGCAGGATCGTCGTGTCGAAATCATCCTCGGCGCGCTCGAAGAGCTGGACAAGGCGTTACGCGCAAGCGGCGGCGGTCTGATCGTGTTGCACGGCAACCCCGTGGACCTGATTCCCAAACTCGCTGCCGACCTCGGCGTGGACGCGGTCTTTACCAATCACGATTACGAGCCGGTCGCGATCGAGCGGGACGAGGCCGTGCGCGCGCATCTCACTGACGCGCGACGCCAGTTGCTGAGCTTCAAGGATCAGGTAATTTTCGAGCGTGATGAAGTGCTGACCGGTCAAAAAAAGCCCTTCACCGTGTTCACACCGTATAAGAACGCGTGGCTCAAGCAATTGTCGGCGTTCGACCTGAAGCCGTATCCCGTCGAGAAGTATGTGAAAAGCCTGGCCGCGCTGCCGCGCCGGATAAAGCGCCATCTGCCGACACTCGAACAACTCGGCTTCGCGCCGAGCAATCTGGCCGATCTGAAATTACCCACGGGCATGAGCGGCGCGCAGCATCTGCTCGACGACTTCATGACGCGCATCGACAGCTACGCCGATCGTCGCGACTTCCCTGCGGCCAAGGGGCCGAGCTATCTGTCGATGCATCTGCGCTTCGGCACGGTTTCAATCCGCACGCTCGCGCGGCTCGCGCATGAGATGTCGTTGCAGCCGGACGGCAAGGGCTCGGCAACATGGCTCTCCGAGTTGATCTGGAGAGACTTCTACTTCATGGTGCTGTCGCATCATCCGAAGCTGGCGGCCGGCGCGTCGTTCAGGGAAGAATATGATCGGCTGCGTTGGGAACAAGGCAAGGAAGCCGACGAAGCCTTCGCCGCGTGGCGCGAAGGCCGCACCGGTTACCCGCTGGTCGACGCTGCGATGATCCAGTTGAATACCACCGGCTATATGCACAACCGGCTGCGCATGGTGACCGCGAGTTTTCTGGCGAAGGATCTGGGCGTCGACTGGCGGCTCGGCGAGCGCTACTTCGCGGAGTTGCTCAACGACTTCGATTTTTCAGCGAACAATGGCGGCTGGCAATGGGCGGCATCCACCGGCTGCGACGCGCAACCCTATTTCCGGATCTTCAACCCGGTCACGCAATCCGAAAAATTCGATTCAGAAGGACGCTTCATTAAGCGCTACTTGCCGCAACTCGACAAAGTGCCGGCGAAATGGATTCATGCGCCGTGGCTGGCGGGCGCGGAGCGTCTGAAGGAATTTGGCGTGGTGCTGGGTAAGGACTATCCGGCACCCATTGTCGATCATGCGATGGCGCGCGCGCGTACGTTGGCGCGTTTTGGAAAGTGA
- a CDS encoding homoserine kinase, translating to MAVFTAVTEPQLAEWMRHYDLGEVIEFRGISSGIENSNFFLTTTRGEYVLTIFEKLTAEQLPFYLDLMRHLAAHRVPVPDPMPRANGALFGTLQGKPAAIVTKLEGAPELAPRVEHCIEVGQMLARMHLAGRDYSAYQPNLRSLPWWKETVPTLLPFLEGEQRDLLVSELAYQQAFFASADYAALPEGPCHADLFRDNAMFAHAAPDTGHEVRLGGFFDFYFAGCDKWLFDVAVTVNDWCIDLDTGKLNRERTEALLRAYQTVRPFTAEENCHWGDMLRAAAYRFWVSRLYDFHLPRAAELLKPHDPGHFERILRERLAGVALPGIHHSCN from the coding sequence ATGGCTGTCTTCACCGCTGTCACCGAACCCCAACTAGCAGAATGGATGCGCCACTATGATCTCGGCGAGGTGATCGAGTTTCGCGGCATTTCCTCCGGTATTGAGAACAGCAACTTTTTTCTAACGACGACGCGCGGCGAATACGTCCTCACGATTTTCGAAAAGCTGACGGCTGAGCAACTGCCGTTCTATCTCGACCTCATGCGGCATCTCGCGGCGCACCGCGTGCCGGTGCCCGATCCCATGCCGCGCGCAAATGGCGCGCTATTCGGCACATTACAGGGCAAGCCTGCGGCCATCGTCACGAAGCTCGAAGGCGCGCCGGAACTGGCGCCGCGCGTCGAGCACTGCATCGAGGTCGGGCAGATGCTCGCGCGCATGCACCTGGCCGGGCGCGATTATTCGGCCTACCAGCCGAATCTGCGCAGCCTGCCGTGGTGGAAGGAAACGGTGCCGACCCTCCTACCGTTTCTGGAAGGCGAGCAGCGTGACCTGCTCGTGTCGGAACTGGCGTATCAGCAGGCATTTTTTGCATCGGCCGACTACGCCGCCTTGCCTGAAGGGCCATGCCACGCTGATCTGTTCCGCGACAACGCGATGTTCGCGCACGCCGCGCCGGACACAGGCCACGAAGTGCGGCTTGGCGGCTTCTTCGACTTCTATTTCGCCGGCTGTGACAAATGGCTGTTCGATGTGGCGGTGACGGTGAACGACTGGTGTATCGATCTCGACACCGGCAAGCTCAACCGTGAGCGCACCGAGGCGCTGCTGCGCGCTTACCAAACCGTGCGCCCATTCACGGCGGAAGAAAACTGCCACTGGGGCGACATGCTGCGTGCGGCGGCATACCGTTTCTGGGTCTCGCGCCTGTATGATTTTCACCTGCCGCGCGCGGCCGAACTGCTCAAGCCGCACGACCCCGGCCATTTCGAACGCATTCTGCGCGAACGCCTCGCTGGCGTCGCACTTCCAGGCATCCATCACTCATGCAACTGA
- a CDS encoding BPSS1780 family membrane protein yields MQLIEVPAKTGYVWFRQGIWLFRKNPLAFLTLFFTYLLIMTLISQIPVIGGVLPLMFIPGVAVGFMAACRNTIAGKPVFPTILADGFHTYGPVVARRLVLLGALYVVSMALVLAGSALADGGMLLKVMLGGANLDADAIANSNIPLAVVTAFAFYIPVAMLFWFSPILVAWHDVPPVKAMFFSVVSCWRNRNAFIVFGALWFAVATTVSIGLSAVMQALGVGDFAFAILMPATMIVTTMLYCSFYATYRGCFGVQTPQAPDLPTTPAG; encoded by the coding sequence ATGCAACTGATCGAAGTCCCCGCGAAAACCGGCTATGTCTGGTTCCGGCAGGGTATCTGGCTGTTCCGCAAAAACCCGCTCGCGTTTCTGACGCTCTTCTTCACCTATCTGTTGATCATGACGCTGATCTCGCAGATTCCGGTGATCGGCGGCGTGCTGCCGCTCATGTTCATTCCGGGTGTGGCGGTCGGCTTCATGGCGGCGTGCCGCAATACGATTGCGGGCAAACCGGTGTTCCCGACAATTCTGGCCGACGGTTTCCACACCTATGGGCCGGTGGTCGCGCGACGTTTGGTGTTGCTTGGCGCGCTCTACGTCGTATCAATGGCGCTGGTGCTCGCCGGCTCGGCGCTCGCGGACGGCGGGATGCTGCTCAAGGTGATGCTCGGCGGCGCGAATCTGGATGCCGACGCAATTGCCAACAGCAACATTCCGCTCGCGGTCGTGACAGCGTTCGCGTTCTACATTCCAGTGGCCATGCTGTTCTGGTTCTCGCCCATTCTCGTTGCATGGCATGACGTGCCACCGGTCAAAGCGATGTTTTTCAGCGTCGTCAGTTGCTGGCGCAACCGTAACGCGTTCATCGTGTTCGGCGCGCTGTGGTTCGCGGTGGCGACCACGGTGTCGATCGGCCTGTCTGCGGTAATGCAGGCGCTCGGCGTCGGCGACTTCGCGTTCGCGATCCTGATGCCGGCCACGATGATCGTCACCACCATGCTCTACTGCTCGTTCTACGCGACGTATCGCGGCTGCTTCGGCGTGCAAACGCCTCAGGCACCGGACCTGCCGACCACCCCGGCGGGCTGA
- a CDS encoding DUF3563 family protein: MYLLSRLFLFLTKSPDQLAKERADAFLAEATDLYDLEFRMRKLDREANIRKPSWMSQH, from the coding sequence ATGTATCTGCTCAGCCGTCTGTTCCTGTTCCTGACCAAGTCCCCCGATCAACTCGCGAAAGAACGCGCTGACGCGTTCCTCGCGGAAGCCACCGATCTGTACGACCTGGAATTCCGTATGCGCAAGCTGGATCGTGAAGCAAACATCCGCAAGCCGTCGTGGATGAGCCAGCATTAA
- a CDS encoding MarR family transcriptional regulator encodes MTQRPALPYTLDEQLCFALYSTSLAMTKAYKPLLDKLGLTYPQYLTMLVLWEGDNVTVKDMSARLNLDPATVTPLLKRLETQGLLERVRGVEDERLVFIRLTKAGAALRRQAREIPAEIFCATQQTPEFLLRLRDDLTRLRTTLNDYMDH; translated from the coding sequence ATGACCCAGCGCCCCGCTTTGCCCTACACGCTCGACGAGCAACTCTGCTTCGCGCTCTATTCGACATCGCTTGCGATGACCAAAGCGTATAAGCCGCTACTCGACAAACTCGGTTTGACCTACCCGCAATATCTGACGATGCTGGTCTTGTGGGAAGGCGATAACGTCACGGTCAAAGATATGTCTGCGCGCCTGAACCTCGATCCGGCAACGGTCACGCCGCTGCTCAAGCGGCTCGAAACGCAGGGATTGCTGGAACGTGTACGCGGCGTCGAGGACGAGCGGCTCGTCTTTATACGCCTGACGAAGGCGGGTGCCGCGCTCAGACGCCAGGCGCGCGAAATCCCCGCGGAGATTTTCTGCGCGACGCAACAGACGCCTGAATTCCTGCTGCGTCTGCGCGACGATCTGACGCGTTTGCGCACCACGCTAAACGACTACATGGACCACTGA
- a CDS encoding TspO/MBR family protein, with protein MRRWPSLLAFLLLTLAAAGTASQFLPDAWYAALNKPAFNPPNWLFPPAWTALYVLMAIAAWRVWKSGGLSVPIAVWVVQLFFNAAWMWLFFGLHRPAAALVDIVVLLVLIVGLTFAFWRRDRWAGAMLVPYVGWVAFAAVLNHALWQLNPAA; from the coding sequence ATGCGCCGTTGGCCGTCACTACTTGCATTTCTGCTTTTAACGCTGGCTGCTGCGGGAACAGCCAGCCAGTTTTTGCCGGATGCGTGGTATGCGGCGCTGAACAAGCCCGCGTTCAATCCACCGAACTGGCTCTTCCCGCCTGCGTGGACCGCACTTTATGTGCTGATGGCGATCGCCGCATGGCGCGTATGGAAAAGCGGCGGCCTTAGCGTACCGATCGCAGTGTGGGTCGTTCAACTGTTCTTCAACGCAGCCTGGATGTGGCTCTTCTTCGGTCTGCACAGACCGGCGGCGGCATTGGTCGACATTGTGGTGTTGCTGGTGCTGATCGTCGGGTTGACGTTCGCTTTCTGGCGACGGGACCGGTGGGCCGGCGCGATGCTAGTGCCTTATGTCGGCTGGGTGGCGTTCGCCGCGGTGTTGAACCACGCGCTCTGGCAATTGAATCCGGCTGCCTAG
- a CDS encoding phosphatase PAP2 family protein produces the protein MPDLSTHLWLSITSLGSAGMTLPIAFAIALWLAVGYSWRMAAAWLALLGAAIGIVTVTKLAFLGWGVGVRELDFTGVSGHSMLSTAVYPVALFLVLLPARPAFRLAGVLLGLAAGIAVGLSRVVLSAHSPSEAITGCLVGALAALVFVRMAWNAEPGKLSALPVTVSMLVLALLMHGVHVPTQRWVTHIALKVSGHDRPFIRARWHALRNARPAATPLSQTRNTLTPSDSAHA, from the coding sequence ATGCCCGATTTGTCTACCCACCTGTGGTTATCGATTACCAGCCTCGGCAGCGCCGGCATGACGCTGCCTATCGCGTTTGCGATTGCACTCTGGCTGGCGGTCGGCTATAGCTGGCGCATGGCGGCGGCCTGGCTGGCGCTGCTCGGCGCGGCGATCGGCATCGTCACGGTGACGAAACTGGCCTTTCTCGGCTGGGGCGTGGGCGTGCGTGAGCTGGATTTCACGGGTGTCAGTGGACATTCGATGCTGTCCACGGCCGTCTACCCGGTCGCGTTGTTCCTGGTGTTGTTGCCTGCGCGGCCTGCTTTCCGGCTCGCCGGCGTACTGCTCGGCCTCGCCGCGGGGATCGCGGTGGGGCTGTCGCGCGTGGTATTGAGCGCGCATTCGCCGTCTGAAGCCATTACAGGCTGTCTCGTCGGGGCGCTTGCAGCGCTCGTTTTCGTGCGGATGGCGTGGAACGCCGAGCCGGGCAAGCTGTCGGCGCTGCCGGTAACGGTCAGCATGCTGGTGCTCGCCTTGTTGATGCACGGCGTGCACGTGCCCACCCAACGCTGGGTCACGCATATTGCGCTGAAAGTGTCGGGCCATGACCGGCCGTTTATCCGCGCCAGGTGGCACGCCCTGCGCAACGCCCGTCCGGCTGCCACACCGCTCTCTCAAACCCGCAACACATTGACGCCGAGCGACTCGGCGCACGCGTAA
- a CDS encoding AMP nucleosidase produces the protein MNNDTNQRVVQMPTKSFPTESFDDAAEAVTCLSAIYEANTSFLRDAFARYRRNEQFASRVRACYPFVRVCTEVNTHIDSRRSYGFVAGPGVFETTVTRPDLFGNYYREQLRLLAKNHHVKIEVGVSNQPIPIHFAFAEGIHLEGDLDRERLFLMRDVFDTPDLALLDDRIVNGTYEPQPGEPFPLALFTAARVDFSLHRLKHYTATSPTHFQNYVLYTNYQFYIDEFVKLGRTMMSHTDDEALREYRSEYTSFVEPGDVITYNENLGDQEQEGTAPPRLPQMPAYHLKRADGSGITMINIGVGPSNAKTITDHIAVLRPHAWIMLGHCAGLRNTQRLGDYVLAHGYVREDHVLDADLPLWVPIPALAEVQVALERAVAQVTQLDGVELKRVMRTGTVASVDNRNWELRDHREPVQRLSQSRAIALDMESATIAANGFRFRVPYGTLLCVSDKPLHGELKLPGMADQFYRAQVDQHLQIGVKAMELLRMNGLHRLHSRKLRSFAEVAFQ, from the coding sequence ATGAACAACGATACCAACCAACGCGTGGTGCAAATGCCCACGAAGAGCTTCCCGACCGAATCGTTCGACGACGCGGCCGAGGCCGTCACCTGCCTCTCCGCGATCTACGAAGCGAACACCTCGTTCCTGCGCGACGCGTTCGCGCGCTATCGTCGCAACGAGCAGTTCGCGAGCCGCGTGCGCGCGTGTTATCCGTTCGTGCGCGTCTGCACCGAGGTCAACACGCATATCGACTCGCGCCGGTCGTACGGTTTCGTCGCAGGGCCGGGCGTCTTCGAAACCACTGTCACGCGGCCGGATCTGTTCGGCAATTACTATCGTGAGCAATTGCGCTTGCTGGCTAAAAATCATCACGTGAAAATTGAAGTGGGCGTGTCGAACCAGCCGATTCCCATTCACTTTGCGTTCGCCGAAGGCATTCACCTGGAAGGCGATCTGGATCGCGAGCGCCTGTTCCTGATGCGCGACGTGTTCGACACACCGGATCTCGCGCTGCTCGACGACCGCATTGTTAACGGCACCTACGAACCGCAGCCCGGCGAGCCGTTCCCGCTCGCGCTGTTCACGGCGGCACGGGTGGATTTTTCGCTGCATCGGCTCAAGCACTACACGGCTACGTCGCCCACGCATTTCCAGAACTACGTGCTCTACACGAACTACCAGTTCTACATCGACGAATTCGTGAAACTCGGCCGTACGATGATGTCCCATACCGACGACGAAGCACTGCGCGAGTATCGCAGCGAGTACACGTCGTTCGTCGAACCGGGCGACGTGATCACGTACAACGAAAACCTGGGCGATCAGGAGCAGGAAGGCACTGCGCCGCCGCGTCTGCCGCAAATGCCCGCGTATCACCTGAAACGCGCGGACGGCAGCGGCATCACGATGATCAACATCGGCGTCGGCCCGTCGAACGCGAAGACGATTACCGATCACATCGCCGTATTGCGGCCGCATGCGTGGATTATGCTCGGCCATTGCGCGGGGCTGCGCAATACGCAGCGTCTCGGCGACTACGTGCTCGCGCACGGCTACGTGCGCGAAGACCATGTGCTCGACGCCGATTTGCCGCTGTGGGTACCGATTCCGGCACTCGCAGAGGTGCAGGTGGCGCTGGAGCGTGCGGTTGCACAGGTCACGCAGCTCGACGGCGTCGAATTGAAGCGCGTGATGCGCACCGGCACGGTGGCGAGCGTGGATAACCGCAACTGGGAATTGCGCGATCATCGCGAGCCGGTGCAGCGTTTGTCGCAAAGCCGCGCTATTGCGCTCGATATGGAAAGCGCGACGATTGCCGCGAATGGTTTCCGCTTCCGCGTGCCCTACGGCACGTTGCTGTGCGTGTCGGACAAGCCGCTGCACGGCGAACTGAAGCTGCCCGGCATGGCGGACCAGTTTTATCGCGCACAGGTCGACCAGCACCTGCAGATCGGCGTGAAGGCAATGGAGTTACTCAGGATGAACGGCCTGCATCGTCTGCATAGCCGCAAACTGCGCAGCTTCGCCGAAGTGGCGTTTCAGTGA
- a CDS encoding organic hydroperoxide resistance protein — protein MNILYKASATSTGGRDGRAVSSDNALDVKLAAPRELGGNGAQGTNPEQLFAAGYSACFLSAMKFIAGQRKQTLPADTQVTAEVGIGPNDNGGFALDIDLRVSLPGLAPEAAKELVDAAHVVCPYSNATRNNVDVRLQVA, from the coding sequence ATGAACATTCTCTACAAGGCAAGCGCAACCAGTACCGGTGGCCGTGATGGCCGCGCAGTATCGTCGGACAATGCGTTGGACGTGAAACTGGCAGCGCCGCGTGAACTGGGCGGCAACGGCGCGCAAGGCACGAATCCGGAACAACTGTTCGCGGCCGGCTACTCGGCGTGTTTCCTGAGCGCCATGAAGTTCATTGCCGGGCAGCGCAAGCAGACGTTGCCCGCTGACACGCAAGTGACGGCTGAAGTTGGCATCGGTCCGAACGACAACGGCGGTTTCGCACTGGATATCGATCTGCGCGTGTCCCTGCCGGGTCTCGCTCCTGAAGCAGCGAAGGAACTTGTCGATGCAGCGCACGTGGTGTGCCCGTACTCGAACGCCACGCGCAACAACGTCGACGTGCGTCTACAAGTCGCCTAA